In a genomic window of Bordetella petrii:
- a CDS encoding thioredoxin family protein → MQQIDLTDSTADRYLLDAPGLSLLAFHSRTCATCKIAREQLPQLDLPVERLCWVDAGDNGGLVARYEVFHLPALFLVRDGAFYGPVNASLAEWDLRQQIGLALDSYPAELP, encoded by the coding sequence ATGCAGCAGATCGACCTCACCGACAGCACCGCCGACCGCTATCTGCTCGACGCCCCGGGCTTGTCACTGCTGGCTTTCCACAGCCGCACCTGCGCCACCTGCAAGATCGCGCGCGAGCAGTTGCCGCAACTCGACCTGCCGGTCGAGCGGCTGTGCTGGGTAGACGCCGGCGACAACGGTGGGCTGGTGGCGCGCTACGAAGTCTTTCACCTGCCCGCCCTGTTCCTGGTGCGCGACGGCGCCTTCTACGGCCCGGTCAATGCCTCGCTGGCCGAATGGGACCTGCGCCAGCAGATCGGCCTGGCGCTGGACAGCTACCCGGCCGAGCTGCCCTGA
- a CDS encoding 3-deoxy-7-phosphoheptulonate synthase, with protein sequence MTRIDDPLHDREAGHADSTQDTTRIDDVRIGAVRPLISPALLQDELPVPAATLALVEEARARIADVLHGRDDRLVVVVGPCSIHDHDQALEYASRLKAAAQALQDDLLVVMRVYFEKPRTTVGWKGYINDPRLDGSFRINEGLRRARELLLEIGGLGLPIATEFLDLLSPQYIADLIAWGAIGARTTESPSHRQLASGLSCPLGFKNGTDGGMQVAADAIVAARARHAFMGMTKMGMAAIFETRGNDDTHVILRGGKQGPNYDAASVAACCAALKAAGQREQVMIDCSHANSNKSHQRQVDVARDIAAQLAQGESRIIGVMIESHLEEGRQDLKPGVPLRHGVSITDACLGWTQTGPVLEFLAQAVRQRRARRQG encoded by the coding sequence ATGACCCGCATCGACGACCCCCTGCATGACCGCGAAGCCGGCCACGCGGACTCCACTCAAGACACCACCCGCATTGACGACGTCCGCATCGGCGCGGTGCGTCCGCTGATTTCCCCGGCCCTGCTGCAAGACGAACTGCCGGTGCCCGCCGCTACGCTGGCCCTGGTCGAAGAAGCCCGCGCTCGCATCGCCGACGTGCTGCATGGCCGCGACGACCGGCTGGTGGTGGTGGTGGGCCCCTGTTCCATCCACGACCACGACCAAGCGCTGGAATACGCCAGCCGCCTGAAGGCCGCCGCCCAAGCGCTGCAAGACGATCTGCTGGTGGTCATGCGCGTATATTTCGAAAAGCCGCGCACGACCGTGGGCTGGAAGGGCTACATCAACGACCCCCGCCTGGACGGCAGCTTCCGTATCAACGAAGGCCTGCGCCGCGCGCGCGAACTGCTGCTGGAAATCGGCGGCCTGGGCCTGCCCATCGCCACCGAATTCCTCGACCTGCTCAGCCCGCAGTACATCGCCGACCTGATCGCCTGGGGCGCCATCGGCGCGCGCACCACCGAAAGCCCCAGCCACCGCCAGCTGGCCTCGGGCCTGAGTTGCCCGCTGGGCTTCAAGAACGGCACCGACGGCGGCATGCAGGTGGCCGCCGACGCCATCGTGGCCGCGCGCGCCCGCCACGCCTTCATGGGCATGACCAAAATGGGCATGGCGGCCATCTTCGAGACGCGCGGCAACGACGACACCCACGTCATTCTGCGCGGCGGCAAGCAGGGTCCCAACTACGACGCCGCCAGCGTGGCGGCCTGCTGCGCCGCGCTGAAGGCGGCCGGCCAGCGCGAACAGGTCATGATCGACTGCTCGCACGCCAACTCCAACAAATCGCACCAGCGCCAGGTCGATGTGGCGCGCGACATCGCCGCGCAACTGGCCCAGGGCGAATCGCGCATCATCGGCGTCATGATCGAAAGCCATCTGGAAGAAGGCCGCCAGGACTTGAAGCCCGGCGTGCCGCTGCGCCACGGGGTGTCCATCACCGACGCCTGCCTGGGCTGGACGCAGACCGGGCCGGTGCTCGAATTCCTGGCGCAAGCCGTGCGCCAGCGCCGCGCGCGCCGGCAGGGCTGA
- a CDS encoding GNAT family N-acetyltransferase: MSTSQSPQQPVGHLIPNWTARPYPPREPMAGHYCRLEPLDAERHGAELYEAFSQTPDGSDWTYTYAGPFPDEASYLAYARSAQATDDPQHYAVIDLASGRAVGTLAAMRIDPANGVIEVGSVAYSRRLKRTPAATEAQYLLMRRAFDQLGYRRYEWKCDSLNAPSRAAALRLGFQFEGIFRQAVVYKGRNRDTAWFSIIDGEWPAVRSGLEQWLAPDNFDAQGKQRRRLGELIAQAR, translated from the coding sequence ATGTCCACTTCCCAGTCGCCGCAGCAGCCCGTCGGCCATCTCATTCCCAACTGGACCGCCCGGCCGTATCCGCCGCGCGAGCCCATGGCCGGCCACTATTGCCGGCTCGAGCCGCTGGATGCGGAACGCCATGGGGCCGAGTTGTACGAGGCCTTCAGCCAGACCCCGGACGGCAGCGACTGGACCTACACCTATGCGGGTCCGTTTCCGGATGAAGCCAGCTACCTGGCTTACGCACGCTCCGCGCAGGCAACCGACGACCCGCAGCATTACGCCGTTATCGACCTGGCCAGCGGGCGCGCCGTGGGCACGCTGGCCGCCATGCGCATCGACCCGGCCAATGGGGTGATCGAGGTGGGCAGCGTGGCCTATTCGCGCCGGCTCAAGCGCACGCCGGCCGCGACCGAGGCGCAGTATCTGCTGATGCGGCGCGCGTTCGACCAGCTCGGTTATCGCCGTTATGAATGGAAGTGCGACAGCCTGAACGCGCCGTCGCGCGCCGCCGCGCTACGGCTGGGTTTCCAGTTCGAGGGCATCTTCCGCCAGGCGGTGGTGTACAAGGGCCGCAACCGCGACACGGCCTGGTTCTCGATCATCGACGGCGAATGGCCGGCCGTGCGCAGCGGGCTGGAGCAATGGCTGGCGCCAGACAATTTCGATGCGCAGGGCAAGCAGCGGCGGCGGCTGGGGGAGCTTATTGCGCAGGCGCGTTGA
- a CDS encoding Zn-dependent hydrolase: MPPAFPPLNADRLWSRVETLARHTLPDLPWTRRAFSPQFEQARAWLAREFADAGLEVRLDAGGNLIGRRAGRNPALKPIVTGSHCDTVMSGGRYDGIIGVLAGIEVARTLHEQGIELEHPFEVIDFLSEEPSDYGISCVGSRALCGQLDAAMLAARNPQGETLAEGLRRIGGDPDALTAPLRGAGDTAAFVELHIEQGPVLESRQLPIGVVTHIVGIRRVRITVQGQPDHAGTTPMDIRRDALVGAARVIDAAHREASRLSGQPHYVVATVGRIEITPNAANAVPGRAELMLEVRSDSDDVLDSFPETIMASLAAGLAELRLQASMAPASRARPTACSPLVMQAIEAAADRLGYASMSLPSGAGHDAVYMAPTGPIGMVFIPCLGGRSHCPEESIEPAQLLDGTRVLYETVRELDRRLAG, translated from the coding sequence ATGCCCCCAGCTTTCCCCCCCTTGAACGCCGACCGCCTCTGGTCGCGCGTTGAAACCCTTGCCCGCCACACCCTGCCGGATCTCCCCTGGACCCGCCGCGCCTTCTCGCCGCAGTTCGAGCAGGCACGCGCCTGGCTGGCCCGGGAATTCGCCGACGCCGGCCTGGAAGTCCGCCTGGACGCCGGCGGCAACCTGATAGGCCGCCGCGCCGGCCGCAACCCCGCGCTCAAGCCCATCGTGACCGGCTCGCACTGCGACACTGTCATGAGCGGCGGCCGCTACGACGGCATCATCGGCGTGCTGGCCGGCATCGAAGTGGCACGCACCCTGCACGAACAAGGCATCGAGCTGGAACACCCGTTCGAAGTCATCGATTTCCTGTCCGAAGAACCCAGCGATTACGGTATTTCCTGCGTGGGCAGCCGCGCCCTGTGCGGCCAGCTCGACGCCGCCATGCTGGCCGCCCGCAATCCGCAAGGCGAAACGCTGGCCGAGGGCCTGCGCCGCATTGGCGGCGACCCGGACGCACTGACGGCGCCGTTGCGCGGCGCCGGCGACACGGCGGCCTTCGTCGAGCTGCACATCGAACAAGGCCCCGTGCTGGAAAGCCGCCAGCTGCCCATCGGGGTGGTGACTCATATCGTGGGCATCCGCCGCGTGCGGATCACGGTGCAGGGCCAGCCCGACCACGCCGGCACCACGCCCATGGACATCCGCCGCGATGCCCTGGTGGGCGCCGCCCGGGTGATCGACGCCGCGCACCGCGAGGCCAGCCGCCTGAGCGGCCAGCCCCACTACGTGGTGGCCACGGTGGGCCGCATCGAAATCACCCCCAACGCCGCCAACGCGGTGCCCGGACGCGCCGAACTGATGCTGGAAGTGCGCAGCGACAGCGACGACGTGCTGGACAGCTTCCCCGAGACCATCATGGCCAGCCTGGCCGCCGGCCTGGCGGAACTGCGCCTGCAAGCCAGCATGGCGCCGGCCAGCCGCGCCCGCCCCACCGCCTGCTCGCCGCTGGTGATGCAGGCCATCGAGGCGGCGGCGGATCGCCTGGGCTATGCATCGATGTCCCTGCCCAGCGGCGCGGGCCACGACGCCGTATACATGGCGCCCACCGGCCCGATCGGCATGGTGTTCATTCCCTGCCTGGGCGGGCGCAGCCATTGCCCCGAAGAATCTATCGAACCCGCCCAGTTGCTGGACGGCACGCGCGTGCTGTACGAAACCGTGCGCGAGCTCGACCGCCGCCTGGCGGGCTGA
- a CDS encoding (2Fe-2S)-binding protein yields MASLNINGKDTALDAPDEMPLLWALRDVANLTGTKYGCGMALCGACTVHADGVPIRSCVTPLSAVTGKQITTIEGAGSDRVGQAVQAAWRKLDVAQCGYCQSGQIMSATALLAQNKQPSDADIDNAMAGNVCRCATYVRIRAAIHEAARALA; encoded by the coding sequence ATGGCCAGCTTGAACATCAATGGCAAAGATACCGCCCTCGATGCACCCGATGAAATGCCCCTGCTGTGGGCGCTGCGCGACGTCGCCAACCTGACCGGCACCAAGTACGGCTGCGGCATGGCGTTGTGCGGGGCCTGTACGGTGCACGCCGACGGCGTCCCGATCCGCTCCTGCGTGACGCCGCTGTCGGCCGTGACGGGCAAGCAGATCACCACCATCGAAGGCGCGGGCTCAGACAGAGTCGGGCAAGCCGTGCAGGCGGCCTGGCGCAAGCTCGACGTGGCCCAGTGCGGCTACTGCCAGTCGGGCCAGATCATGTCGGCCACCGCCCTGCTCGCCCAGAACAAGCAGCCCAGCGATGCGGATATCGACAATGCCATGGCCGGCAATGTGTGCCGCTGCGCGACCTACGTGCGCATCCGCGCCGCCATCCACGAAGCCGCGCGCGCGCTGGCCTGA
- a CDS encoding MATE family efflux transporter: MPHRLAARAAWTREIRATLALSLPLVLTSLAQIAMTATDVIFIGRLGSQALAASALGANLYAASAFFSLGLVTATAPMVARELGARRHSVRDVRRTVAQGLWAAALISVPGCLALWYGEAILLAIRQPPELAAQAGVYLRALLWGLPPFLGFLVLRSFTAALQRPRAALWVALAGILFNALADWALVFGKLGLPPLGLVGAGIASATASLFLFAGMTVVVTCDRRFRRYRLFGRVWQPDWHRLAALCKLGLPIAAATAFEVTIFNAAAFLMGWLGEAELAAHAVAIQIASISFMVPYGIAQAATVRVGLAYGARDAAAIQRAGWTAYGLGVGSMVIAALLMVAVPHWLLAAFFDVRAPANAALLALASSYLAVAAVFQIVDGAQVMGAGMLRGLHDTRVPMLYAAIGYWGLGLPAGAALAFWAGWRGVGIWSGLAIGLGVVAVLMTRRWLRREREGLAPPLRRPAPVTRATMP; the protein is encoded by the coding sequence ATGCCGCACCGCCTTGCCGCCCGCGCCGCCTGGACGCGGGAGATCCGCGCCACCCTTGCCCTGAGCCTGCCCCTGGTGCTGACCAGCCTGGCGCAGATCGCCATGACGGCGACCGACGTGATCTTCATCGGCCGCCTGGGATCGCAGGCGCTGGCCGCCAGCGCGCTGGGCGCCAACCTGTACGCCGCGTCCGCGTTTTTTTCGCTGGGCCTGGTGACGGCCACCGCGCCGATGGTGGCGCGCGAACTGGGCGCCCGCCGCCACTCGGTGCGCGACGTGCGCCGCACCGTGGCGCAGGGGCTGTGGGCCGCCGCCCTGATCTCGGTGCCCGGCTGCCTGGCGCTGTGGTACGGCGAGGCTATCCTGCTGGCCATTCGCCAGCCGCCCGAGCTGGCCGCGCAGGCGGGCGTATACCTGCGCGCGCTGCTGTGGGGGCTGCCGCCCTTCCTGGGTTTCCTGGTGCTGCGCTCTTTCACCGCCGCGCTGCAGCGGCCGCGCGCGGCGCTGTGGGTGGCGCTGGCAGGCATTCTGTTCAATGCGCTGGCCGACTGGGCGCTGGTGTTCGGCAAGCTGGGGCTGCCGCCCCTGGGCCTGGTGGGCGCAGGCATCGCCAGCGCGACCGCCAGCCTGTTCCTGTTCGCGGGCATGACCGTAGTGGTGACGTGCGACCGGCGCTTTCGCCGCTACCGGCTGTTCGGCCGGGTCTGGCAGCCCGACTGGCACCGGCTGGCCGCGCTGTGCAAGCTGGGTCTGCCGATCGCGGCCGCCACGGCTTTCGAGGTGACGATCTTCAACGCGGCAGCGTTCCTGATGGGCTGGCTGGGCGAAGCCGAGCTGGCCGCGCACGCGGTGGCCATCCAGATCGCCAGCATCAGCTTCATGGTGCCGTATGGCATCGCCCAGGCCGCCACCGTGCGCGTGGGCCTGGCCTATGGCGCCCGCGACGCGGCCGCCATTCAGCGCGCCGGCTGGACGGCCTACGGGCTGGGCGTGGGCTCGATGGTCATCGCCGCGCTGTTGATGGTGGCCGTGCCGCACTGGCTGCTGGCGGCGTTCTTCGACGTGCGCGCCCCCGCCAATGCCGCGCTGTTGGCACTGGCCTCGTCATACCTGGCCGTGGCGGCCGTCTTCCAGATCGTCGACGGCGCGCAGGTCATGGGCGCAGGCATGCTGCGCGGCCTGCACGACACGCGCGTGCCCATGCTCTATGCCGCCATCGGCTACTGGGGCCTGGGCCTGCCGGCCGGCGCGGCGCTGGCCTTCTGGGCGGGCTGGCGCGGCGTGGGCATCTGGAGCGGCCTGGCTATCGGGCTGGGCGTGGTCGCCGTGCTGATGACGCGCCGCTGGCTGCGCCGCGAACGCGAGGGCCTGGCGCCGCCGCTGCGGCGGCCCGCGCCGGTGACGCGCGCCACCATGCCATAA
- a CDS encoding DMT family transporter produces the protein MQSAARLPLDGRATGLMILLCLCWGFQQIAIKLVAADISPTLQIGLRSAFAAVVLAALVLRKEGRTIFADGTLAPGLLAGALFAAEFLLVAQGLLYTTASHMSVFLYTAPIFTALGLHLALPEERLRPAQWLGVALAFAGIALAFLGRGQQTAAPAMLLGDLLGVLAGASWGATTVAIRKSRLSETPAAKTLLYQMAVAGVALPLFAWATGQAAPVFSPAAVASLAFQALGVALFSLLVWFWLLRRYLATRLSILSFMTPLFGVAFGVLILHEPLDAAFVAGAIMVMAGILIVIGVKGIAR, from the coding sequence ATGCAGTCCGCCGCCCGCCTGCCGCTCGATGGCCGCGCTACGGGGCTGATGATCCTGCTGTGCCTGTGCTGGGGCTTCCAGCAGATCGCCATCAAACTGGTGGCGGCCGACATCTCGCCCACGCTGCAGATCGGCCTGCGCTCGGCATTCGCCGCCGTGGTACTGGCCGCCCTGGTGCTGCGCAAAGAGGGCCGCACGATCTTCGCCGACGGCACCCTGGCCCCGGGCCTGCTGGCCGGCGCGCTGTTCGCCGCGGAATTCCTGCTGGTGGCCCAGGGCCTGCTGTACACCACTGCCTCGCACATGTCGGTGTTTCTTTACACCGCCCCCATCTTCACGGCACTGGGCCTGCACCTGGCCTTGCCCGAAGAGCGGCTGCGGCCGGCGCAGTGGCTGGGCGTGGCTCTGGCCTTTGCCGGCATCGCGCTGGCCTTCCTGGGCCGCGGCCAGCAAACCGCGGCGCCCGCCATGCTGCTGGGCGACCTGTTGGGCGTGCTGGCCGGCGCGTCGTGGGGCGCCACCACCGTGGCCATCCGCAAGTCGCGCCTGTCTGAAACCCCCGCTGCCAAGACGCTGCTGTACCAGATGGCCGTGGCAGGGGTGGCGCTGCCATTATTCGCCTGGGCCACCGGCCAGGCCGCGCCGGTGTTCTCGCCAGCGGCCGTGGCCAGCCTGGCCTTCCAGGCGCTGGGCGTGGCGCTGTTCAGCCTGTTGGTGTGGTTCTGGCTGCTGCGCCGCTACCTGGCCACGCGCCTGTCCATCCTGTCGTTCATGACGCCCCTGTTCGGCGTGGCGTTCGGCGTGCTGATCCTGCACGAGCCGCTGGACGCGGCATTCGTCGCGGGCGCCATCATGGTGATGGCCGGCATCCTGATCGTCATAGGCGTGAAGGGAATAGCGCGATAA
- the pdxR gene encoding MocR-like pyridoxine biosynthesis transcription factor PdxR — translation MLKSTRQCLFRGAMNTSAALLDSPLAAPDGRHTLQRQLLQRLKQSILDGRLPPGSRLPASRTLAEQLAISRNTVLLAYAQLSAEGYVRADRQGTRVAPLPSAPDTGALPPPCAPAAQRVARFAPSARHAEPGMALRPGTPALSHFPLGAWRRTLDRALRDMPNATLGYGDPAGEPALRQAIAQHLAVSRGVRCHAGQVVITEGAQEALALCVRLLGNQGDTAWVEDPGYRGAKAAFQAGDLRIVPVRVDAQGLAAPAALWRARPPRLIYTTPSHQYPTGAVLSAARRLELLEHARRAGAWIIEDDYDSEFRHHGEPIPAMQGLADDAPVLYIGTFSKTMFPALRIGFLVLPPALAQSLRTAVDELLRGGHRHEQLALAAFIDSGQFARHLGRMRRLYRDRQQALRAALARHLRVQHEVLGGHGGLHLAVRLPPECDDRAVAAAARRAGLAPAALSAFALRPTERDNGLVLGYGNTSAELFEPLVRRLAQVMTTPP, via the coding sequence ATGCTAAAAAGCACCAGACAATGCTTATTTCGTGGTGCCATGAACACCTCCGCCGCCCTGCTCGACAGCCCCCTGGCCGCGCCCGACGGGCGCCACACCCTGCAACGCCAACTGCTGCAACGCCTGAAGCAATCGATTCTGGACGGCCGCCTGCCGCCAGGCAGCCGGCTGCCCGCATCGCGCACGCTGGCCGAGCAACTGGCCATCTCGCGCAACACTGTACTGCTGGCCTATGCGCAACTCAGCGCCGAGGGCTATGTGCGCGCCGACCGCCAGGGCACCCGCGTGGCGCCGCTACCGTCCGCGCCCGATACCGGCGCCCTGCCGCCGCCGTGCGCGCCGGCGGCGCAGCGCGTGGCGCGCTTCGCACCATCGGCCCGGCACGCCGAGCCGGGCATGGCATTGCGGCCCGGCACGCCCGCGCTCAGCCACTTTCCGCTGGGCGCCTGGCGCCGCACCCTCGATCGCGCCCTGCGCGACATGCCCAACGCCACGCTGGGATACGGCGACCCGGCCGGCGAGCCGGCGCTGCGGCAGGCCATCGCCCAGCACCTGGCCGTATCGCGCGGCGTGCGCTGCCACGCCGGCCAGGTCGTCATCACCGAGGGCGCGCAGGAAGCGCTGGCGCTATGCGTGCGCCTGCTGGGCAACCAGGGCGACACGGCATGGGTGGAAGACCCGGGCTATCGCGGCGCCAAGGCGGCCTTCCAGGCGGGCGACCTGCGCATCGTGCCGGTGCGGGTCGACGCGCAGGGTCTGGCCGCGCCCGCGGCGCTGTGGCGCGCCCGGCCCCCCCGCCTGATCTACACAACGCCGTCGCACCAGTACCCCACCGGAGCCGTGCTGAGCGCGGCGCGGCGGCTGGAATTGCTGGAGCATGCGCGCCGCGCGGGCGCGTGGATCATCGAGGACGACTACGACAGTGAATTCCGGCACCATGGCGAGCCGATACCGGCCATGCAGGGGCTGGCCGACGACGCACCGGTGCTGTACATCGGCACCTTCAGCAAGACCATGTTTCCGGCCCTGCGCATCGGCTTCCTGGTGCTGCCGCCGGCGCTGGCGCAATCGCTGCGCACGGCCGTGGACGAACTGCTGCGCGGCGGCCACCGGCACGAGCAACTGGCCCTGGCCGCCTTTATCGACAGCGGCCAGTTCGCCCGCCACCTGGGACGCATGCGGCGCCTGTACCGCGACCGGCAGCAGGCCCTGCGCGCCGCGCTGGCCCGCCACCTGCGGGTGCAACATGAAGTATTGGGCGGGCATGGCGGCCTGCACCTGGCCGTGCGGCTGCCGCCCGAATGTGACGACCGCGCCGTTGCCGCGGCGGCGCGCCGTGCGGGGCTGGCGCCGGCCGCCCTGTCGGCCTTCGCGCTGCGTCCTACCGAGCGCGACAACGGCCTGGTGCTGGGCTATGGCAATACATCGGCGGAACTGTTCGAACCGCTGGTCAGGCGCCTGGCGCAGGTGATGACCACGCCCCCCTAG
- a CDS encoding LysE family translocator yields MPELSNLLAFALLSLGMVLTPGPNMVYLVSRSISQGARAGLVSLGGVAVGFVFYVLCAALGITALLMAVPFAYDALRLGGALYLGYLAWQALRPGGRSPFQVRQLPHSSPRQLFTMGLVTNLLNPKIAILYLSLLPQFISPGHGSVLLQSLTLGFTQVLISLTVNALIALAAGSIAGFLGERPLWLAMQRWLMGTVLAGLAVRMALDSRR; encoded by the coding sequence ATGCCCGAGCTTTCCAACCTGCTGGCCTTCGCCCTGCTGTCGCTGGGCATGGTGCTCACCCCCGGCCCCAACATGGTGTACCTGGTCTCGCGCTCGATCTCACAGGGCGCGCGCGCGGGCCTGGTATCGCTGGGCGGCGTGGCGGTGGGCTTCGTGTTCTACGTGCTATGCGCGGCGCTGGGCATCACCGCCCTGCTGATGGCGGTGCCCTTCGCCTACGACGCCCTGCGTCTGGGCGGCGCCCTGTACCTGGGCTATCTCGCCTGGCAGGCGCTGCGCCCGGGCGGCCGCTCGCCCTTCCAGGTGCGCCAGCTGCCGCACAGCAGCCCGCGCCAGCTGTTCACCATGGGCCTGGTCACCAACCTGCTCAACCCCAAGATCGCCATCCTGTACCTGTCGTTGCTGCCGCAATTCATTTCGCCCGGGCACGGCAGCGTGCTGCTGCAATCACTGACGCTGGGTTTCACCCAGGTCCTGATCAGCCTTACCGTCAACGCGCTCATCGCCCTGGCCGCGGGCTCGATCGCCGGCTTCCTGGGCGAACGCCCCCTGTGGCTGGCGATGCAACGCTGGCTGATGGGCACGGTGCTGGCGGGCCTGGCCGTGCGCATGGCGCTCGATTCGCGCCGCTGA
- the gorA gene encoding glutathione-disulfide reductase, which produces MAFDFDLYVIGAGSGGVRAARFAAGYGARVAVAESRYLGGTCVNVGCVPKKLLVYGAHYREDLEHAASYGWTTGQPSFDWATLIANKNREIERLNGIYRNLLTGSGVTLHEGHARLLDPHTVEINGQRHTARHILVATGGWPNVPDIPGKEHAITSNEAFFLKALPRRVLVVGGGYIAVEFASIFNGMGAQTVQVYRRDLFLRGFDGSVREHLRDELIKKGLDLRFNADVARIDKRPDGSLAATLKSGEVVETDCVFYATGRRPMLDNLGLENTGVKLNDDGFIAVDDEYRSSEPSILALGDVIGRIPLTPVALAEGMAVARRLFRPDEYRKVDYNLIPTAVFSLPNIGTVGLTTEAALQAGHRIKRYESRFRPMKLTLTGDQEKTLMKLVVDADTDRVLGCHMVGPDAGEIVQGLAVALKAGATKQVFDETIGIHPTAAEEFVTLRTPVQE; this is translated from the coding sequence ATGGCTTTCGATTTTGACTTGTACGTAATTGGCGCGGGATCGGGCGGCGTGCGCGCCGCGCGCTTTGCCGCCGGATACGGCGCGCGCGTGGCCGTGGCCGAAAGCCGCTATCTGGGCGGCACCTGTGTAAACGTCGGTTGCGTGCCCAAGAAGCTGCTGGTGTATGGCGCCCATTACCGCGAAGACCTCGAACACGCCGCCAGCTACGGCTGGACCACCGGCCAGCCGAGCTTCGACTGGGCCACCCTCATTGCCAACAAGAACCGCGAAATCGAGCGCCTTAACGGCATCTACCGCAACCTGCTGACGGGCAGCGGCGTCACCCTGCACGAAGGCCATGCCCGCCTGCTGGACCCGCACACGGTCGAAATCAACGGCCAGCGCCACACGGCCCGGCACATCCTGGTGGCCACCGGCGGCTGGCCCAACGTGCCCGACATCCCCGGCAAAGAGCACGCCATCACCTCGAACGAGGCCTTCTTCCTGAAAGCCCTGCCGCGCCGGGTGCTGGTGGTGGGCGGCGGCTACATCGCGGTGGAATTCGCCTCTATTTTCAACGGCATGGGCGCGCAGACCGTGCAGGTGTACCGGCGCGACCTGTTCCTGCGCGGCTTCGACGGCAGCGTGCGCGAGCACCTGCGCGACGAGCTCATCAAAAAAGGCCTGGACCTGCGCTTTAACGCCGACGTGGCGCGCATCGACAAGCGCCCCGACGGCAGCCTGGCGGCCACGCTGAAAAGCGGCGAGGTCGTCGAAACCGATTGCGTGTTCTACGCCACCGGCCGCCGCCCCATGCTCGACAACCTGGGCCTGGAAAATACCGGCGTGAAACTGAACGACGACGGCTTCATCGCGGTGGACGACGAATACCGCAGCAGCGAGCCGTCGATTCTGGCGCTGGGCGACGTCATCGGCCGCATTCCGCTGACGCCGGTGGCGCTGGCCGAGGGCATGGCGGTGGCGCGCCGCCTGTTCCGCCCCGACGAATACCGCAAGGTCGATTACAACCTGATTCCCACGGCGGTGTTCAGCCTGCCCAATATCGGCACCGTGGGCCTGACGACCGAAGCCGCGCTGCAGGCCGGCCACCGCATCAAGCGCTACGAAAGCCGCTTCCGTCCCATGAAGCTGACGCTGACCGGCGACCAGGAAAAAACGCTGATGAAGCTGGTGGTGGACGCCGATACCGACCGCGTGCTGGGCTGCCACATGGTAGGCCCCGACGCCGGCGAGATCGTGCAGGGCCTGGCCGTGGCCCTGAAGGCCGGCGCCACCAAGCAGGTGTTCGACGAAACCATTGGCATCCACCCCACGGCGGCCGAAGAATTCGTCACCCTGCGCACGCCGGTGCAAGAATAG
- a CDS encoding IS110 family RNA-guided transposase, translating into MFFLGIDVSKAKLNCALVGAEGDKRKTKVVANTVAGIQALLGWCAKQGAQPEQLHVVLEPTGPYHEQAGTALHEAGATVSMINPAQARDFAGALAVRTKNDELDSYVLARYGQALCPPAWQPAPLHARQLRALLARHEALAKDLQRELNRQEKAQFGQSPEPVTGSIDKSVAFLTEQIKRLERAINDHIDRHPDLKEDRDLLTSIPAVGPQTGNALLSIMHNRRIESPQALAAYLGLVPVQRQSGTSLNGRPRLSKTGPARVRATLYMAAVVAVRHNPHIQALYARLLAAGKSKMAALGAAMRKLAHLCFGVLKNRTPYRSDYALPA; encoded by the coding sequence ATGTTTTTTCTGGGAATTGACGTCTCAAAGGCCAAGCTCAACTGCGCGCTGGTCGGCGCCGAGGGCGATAAGCGCAAGACCAAGGTGGTGGCTAATACGGTGGCCGGGATTCAGGCGCTGTTAGGCTGGTGCGCCAAGCAAGGCGCGCAGCCCGAGCAGTTGCACGTGGTGCTCGAGCCGACCGGGCCGTACCACGAGCAGGCGGGCACCGCGTTGCATGAGGCGGGGGCCACGGTCTCGATGATCAATCCGGCGCAGGCGCGCGATTTTGCCGGTGCGCTGGCGGTGCGCACCAAGAACGATGAGCTCGACAGCTACGTGCTGGCCCGCTATGGCCAGGCGCTGTGCCCGCCGGCCTGGCAGCCGGCGCCGCTGCACGCGCGGCAACTGCGCGCGCTGCTGGCCCGGCACGAGGCGCTGGCCAAGGATCTGCAGCGTGAGCTCAACCGGCAGGAGAAGGCCCAGTTCGGCCAGTCGCCCGAGCCGGTCACCGGCTCGATCGACAAAAGCGTGGCGTTCCTGACCGAGCAGATCAAGCGTCTGGAGCGCGCGATCAACGACCATATCGACCGCCATCCCGACCTGAAAGAGGACCGGGACCTGCTGACCAGCATCCCGGCGGTCGGCCCACAGACCGGCAACGCGTTGCTGTCGATCATGCATAACCGGCGCATTGAATCGCCGCAGGCGTTGGCGGCCTATCTGGGCCTGGTGCCCGTACAGCGCCAGTCCGGCACCAGCCTGAACGGCCGGCCTCGGCTGTCCAAGACCGGGCCGGCTCGGGTGCGGGCCACCCTGTACATGGCCGCGGTCGTGGCTGTGCGCCATAACCCCCACATACAGGCGCTCTATGCCCGCCTGCTGGCCGCCGGCAAGAGCAAGATGGCTGCTCTCGGCGCCGCCATGCGCAAGCTCGCTCACTTATGCTTCGGCGTGCTTAAAAACCGCACCCCTTATCGCAGCGATTACGCGTTACCCGCTTGA